In a single window of the Desulfuromonadaceae bacterium genome:
- the tolQ gene encoding protein TolQ, whose product MDLIWNAGPVVKLVLLVLAYFSIVSWTIIFYKLLVIHRATRESSAFLEFFWSKKRFDLIGKGLGNFPNSPLAVLFRESYQELVKLQRREGEPELAGLSADLGGVDRVARTLRRATTLETHRLEKFLTFLATTGSTAPFIGLFGTVWGIMDSFRGIGQSGSASLAVVAPGISEALVATAIGLMAAIPAVVAYNHFVNKVNILTGEMDNFSQEFLNIVERTMRKD is encoded by the coding sequence TTGGATCTGATCTGGAACGCTGGCCCGGTCGTTAAACTGGTGCTGCTGGTACTTGCTTATTTTTCGATCGTATCGTGGACAATCATTTTTTATAAACTGCTGGTGATCCACCGCGCCACGCGTGAGTCGAGCGCTTTTCTGGAGTTTTTCTGGAGCAAGAAACGTTTCGACCTGATCGGCAAGGGGCTGGGCAATTTCCCCAACTCCCCGCTGGCGGTTCTCTTTCGCGAAAGCTATCAGGAGCTGGTGAAGTTGCAGCGCCGCGAAGGGGAACCGGAGCTCGCCGGGTTGAGCGCTGACCTTGGCGGCGTCGATCGGGTGGCGCGGACACTGCGCCGGGCGACCACCCTGGAAACGCATCGGCTGGAAAAATTTTTGACTTTTCTTGCCACCACCGGATCGACCGCGCCATTTATCGGCCTGTTCGGCACCGTTTGGGGGATCATGGATTCCTTTCGCGGCATCGGCCAGTCAGGGAGTGCGTCACTGGCCGTGGTCGCTCCCGGCATCTCCGAGGCACTGGTCGCGACCGCTATCGGTCTGATGGCGGCAATTCCGGCGGTCGTGGCCTACAATCACTTCGTCAACAAGGTCAATATCCTCACCGGCGAAATGGACAACTTCAGCCAGGAATTCCTCAACATCGTCGAACGCACCATGCGGAAGGATTAG
- the dinD gene encoding DNA damage-inducible protein D yields the protein MTEKRTEEKHHATFEGLRQIDSDGNEYWLARQLAGVLEYSQYRHFLPVIERAKEACVNSGQTAEDHFEDVLTMVEIGSGAKRQVENLRLSRYACYLVVQNADPAKPIIANGQTYFAIQTRRQELADDEKFACLSEDEKRLAIRNELVQHNKYLAAAAKDAGVETSLDYAIFQDHGYRGLYGGLAAREIHARKGLKKSQKILDHMGSTELAANLFRATQTEEKLMREQVRGKQQANQTHYEVGQKVRQTIKDLGGTMPESLPTPEQGIKQVESAKKKLEKQK from the coding sequence ATGACGGAAAAACGTACTGAAGAAAAACACCACGCTACATTCGAGGGACTGCGCCAGATTGACTCCGATGGCAACGAATATTGGTTGGCGCGGCAACTCGCCGGAGTCCTTGAGTATTCCCAGTATCGTCATTTTTTGCCCGTCATCGAACGAGCCAAAGAGGCTTGCGTTAATAGCGGCCAAACGGCGGAAGACCATTTTGAGGATGTCCTCACTATGGTCGAAATCGGTTCTGGCGCGAAACGACAAGTTGAAAATTTGCGGCTTTCCCGTTACGCCTGCTATCTGGTTGTACAGAATGCCGACCCCGCCAAGCCGATCATCGCCAACGGCCAGACCTACTTTGCCATTCAGACCCGACGGCAAGAACTGGCCGATGATGAGAAATTTGCCTGTCTTAGCGAAGACGAAAAGCGCTTGGCGATCCGCAACGAACTGGTCCAGCACAACAAATATCTGGCGGCGGCGGCCAAGGATGCCGGGGTGGAGACAAGTCTGGATTACGCTATTTTTCAGGATCACGGATATCGCGGTCTCTACGGCGGACTGGCGGCCAGAGAGATTCACGCGCGCAAGGGGTTGAAGAAGAGCCAGAAGATTCTCGACCACATGGGGAGTACCGAACTGGCCGCCAACCTCTTCCGCGCCACCCAGACCGAAGAAAAGCTCATGCGTGAGCAGGTGCGGGGGAAGCAGCAAGCCAACCAAACTCATTACGAGGTCGGGCAGAAAGTCCGGCAGACGATCAAAGATTTGGGAGGAACCATGCCTGAGTCGCTGCCGACCCCGGAGCAAGGTATCAAGCAGGTTGAAAGCGCCAAGAAGAAATTGGAAAAACAGAAGTAA
- a CDS encoding TIGR04282 family arsenosugar biosynthesis glycosyltransferase has protein sequence MTDAVLGIFAKPPAAGKVKTRLCPPLTGAEAAAFYQTALHETINVFSTLGIDLVLFHSGTGDYFRQHFPHLQLRPQAEGDLGTRLEQALRDLLADGYQRAALIGSDSPDLPPKLVDAAFSALREHACVTIPAGDGGYVLIGESQHHPELFAGIPWSTTEVFAATQRRAAAFNLSCATVGQWEDCDDWGSVLALLERSPRSATAQYVRDNLARYL, from the coding sequence ATGACTGATGCTGTTCTGGGCATTTTTGCCAAGCCCCCCGCAGCGGGAAAAGTAAAGACGCGTCTTTGTCCGCCCTTGACGGGGGCCGAGGCGGCGGCTTTTTATCAGACCGCGCTGCATGAAACAATCAACGTTTTCAGTACGTTAGGTATTGATCTGGTCTTGTTTCACAGCGGAACGGGTGATTATTTTCGACAGCACTTTCCCCACTTGCAGTTGCGCCCCCAGGCGGAGGGCGATCTCGGCACCCGCCTGGAACAGGCGTTGCGGGACCTCCTTGCCGACGGCTACCAGCGTGCGGCACTGATCGGCAGTGATAGCCCGGATCTGCCACCGAAGCTGGTTGACGCGGCGTTCTCAGCACTGCGCGAGCACGCTTGCGTGACCATCCCCGCCGGTGACGGCGGCTACGTCCTGATCGGTGAGTCGCAACATCACCCCGAACTCTTCGCCGGGATCCCCTGGAGCACGACGGAAGTGTTTGCGGCAACGCAGCGACGGGCCGCAGCGTTCAACCTGAGCTGCGCAACGGTTGGCCAGTGGGAGGATTGCGATGACTGGGGAAGCGTTCTGGCCCTGCTCGAACGCTCCCCCAGGTCAGCAACCGCGCAGTATGTACGGGACAATTTGGCACGCTATTTGTGA
- the folE2 gene encoding GTP cyclohydrolase FolE2: protein MPDLQKSPDTRRIAIDKVGVKNIRYPIVVLDKHKEQQHTVARVNMYVDLPHQFKGTHMSRFIEILNLYHGEISVESIDTILREMKSRLEASRAHLELEFPYFIEKRAPVSGASGLMDYQCRMIGTLDENQDFILGVAVPVTSLCPCSREISERGAHNQRSVINVCIRYRGHIWIEDLIEMVERCASAPVYSLLKREDEKAVTEQAYDNPMFVEDLVRAVTETLMNNVDILWFRVECENFESIHNHSAYAQIEIDRALNGCG from the coding sequence ATGCCTGACCTGCAAAAATCCCCGGATACCCGGCGTATCGCCATTGACAAGGTGGGGGTCAAGAATATCCGCTACCCGATCGTGGTGCTCGACAAGCACAAGGAACAACAACATACCGTCGCCCGCGTCAACATGTACGTTGATCTTCCCCATCAGTTCAAGGGGACGCACATGAGCCGCTTTATCGAGATCCTCAATCTCTATCACGGCGAAATCAGCGTCGAAAGTATCGACACCATCCTGCGCGAGATGAAATCCCGACTCGAAGCCTCGCGGGCTCATCTGGAACTGGAATTCCCCTATTTTATTGAAAAACGCGCGCCGGTCTCCGGCGCAAGCGGCTTGATGGATTATCAGTGCCGGATGATCGGAACCCTTGATGAAAATCAGGACTTTATCCTCGGCGTGGCGGTGCCGGTGACCTCGCTCTGCCCCTGCTCGCGCGAAATCAGCGAACGCGGGGCCCACAATCAACGTAGCGTTATCAATGTGTGCATTCGTTATCGCGGTCATATCTGGATCGAGGATCTGATCGAAATGGTCGAACGCTGCGCCAGTGCACCGGTCTATTCCCTGCTCAAACGCGAAGATGAAAAGGCAGTGACCGAGCAGGCGTACGACAACCCGATGTTCGTCGAGGATCTGGTGCGGGCGGTGACCGAGACGCTGATGAATAACGTCGATATTCTCTGGTTCCGGGTCGAATGTGAAAACTTTGAATCGATTCACAACCATTCAGCCTATGCGCAGATCGAGATCGACCGCGCCCTGAATGGTTGTGGATAA
- the queC gene encoding 7-cyano-7-deazaguanine synthase QueC, producing the protein MSEKKAVVLYSGGLDSTTCLAIAREAGFTPYAMSFAYGQRHAIELDRACAYAPRQGVAEHQVVTIDLRKIGGSALTADIAVPKDGDFDAGIPVTYVPARNTIFLSFALGWAEALGAFDIFIGVNARDYSGYPDCRPEYIDAFEKLANLATAAGVDGRGVYRIHAPLLYLSKADIVRRGLALGVDYGLTHSCYDPTPAGLACGRCDSCRLRLKGFAEAGTVDPLPYA; encoded by the coding sequence ATGAGTGAAAAGAAAGCGGTCGTCCTTTACAGCGGCGGACTCGATTCGACGACCTGTCTGGCCATCGCGCGCGAGGCAGGGTTCACCCCCTATGCGATGAGCTTCGCCTACGGTCAACGCCACGCCATCGAGCTGGACAGGGCGTGTGCATACGCCCCGCGACAGGGGGTGGCAGAGCATCAGGTCGTCACCATCGATCTGCGTAAAATCGGCGGGAGCGCGCTGACTGCCGACATTGCCGTGCCCAAGGACGGTGATTTTGATGCCGGTATTCCGGTCACTTATGTACCGGCCCGCAACACCATTTTTCTCTCCTTTGCCCTCGGCTGGGCAGAGGCCCTCGGTGCTTTTGATATCTTTATCGGCGTCAATGCCCGCGACTATTCCGGTTACCCCGATTGTCGTCCCGAGTATATCGATGCCTTTGAAAAATTGGCCAATCTGGCCACCGCCGCCGGAGTCGACGGGCGGGGTGTTTACCGTATTCACGCTCCTTTGCTCTATTTGAGTAAAGCCGATATCGTGCGTCGCGGTCTCGCCCTGGGGGTCGACTATGGACTGACCCATTCCTGTTACGATCCAACCCCTGCCGGCCTGGCCTGTGGCCGGTGTGATTCCTGTCGTCTGCGGCTGAAAGGTTTTGCCGAGGCGGGAACCGTTGACCCGCTCCCCTACGCCTGA
- the pyk gene encoding pyruvate kinase: protein MFRRTKIVATVGPACSSVAGLKALVEAGADVFRLNFSHGERAEKAEIIDHIRTLSKARRQAVAILGDLQGPKIRTGTMADGELLLTAGTEVTMTTRPVPGAGTLIPTTYRNLPGDVTAGDRILLDDGLLELKVLGIAGSEVHCRVIVGGLLKDRKGINLPGVAVSAPALTEKDLADLRFCIDHGVDYVALSFVRSAADVQQLQRLIFQEKSSLKVIAKIEKPEAVTNFDAILEVADGIMVARGDLGVEVSPELVPLIQKKIIRKCNAVGKPVITATQMLESMVNNPRPTRAETSDVANAILDGTDAVMLSAETAAGKYPVEAVELMVRVALDVETDPALREQVFQPLSGEHSYRSLPEAISQAACRVAENVGAAAILAFTQTGSTAALVAKYRPALPIYALTPTQTVRRRLALYAGVRSIRVDIEGDTEAQIRSVEEVVLRAGVLQRGDVVAITMGSPVSAPGTTNLLKIHRLGTGVFYEVH, encoded by the coding sequence ATGTTCAGACGGACAAAAATAGTTGCGACCGTTGGCCCGGCCTGCTCTTCGGTTGCCGGTTTAAAAGCTTTGGTGGAGGCCGGTGCTGATGTTTTTCGGCTTAACTTCTCGCATGGCGAGCGGGCGGAAAAGGCGGAAATAATCGACCATATCCGAACGTTATCAAAAGCACGGCGGCAGGCGGTGGCCATCCTCGGCGATTTGCAGGGACCGAAGATTCGCACCGGGACGATGGCTGATGGCGAGCTGCTCCTCACGGCGGGGACCGAGGTCACCATGACCACCCGCCCGGTGCCCGGTGCAGGGACGTTGATTCCAACCACTTACCGCAACCTGCCGGGTGACGTTACGGCGGGGGACCGCATCCTGCTCGATGACGGCCTGCTCGAACTGAAAGTGCTGGGGATCGCTGGCAGTGAGGTGCATTGCCGGGTGATCGTCGGCGGACTGCTGAAGGACCGCAAGGGCATAAACCTCCCCGGCGTCGCGGTTTCCGCCCCGGCGCTGACCGAAAAGGACCTCGCTGACCTGCGCTTCTGTATCGACCACGGCGTCGATTATGTCGCCCTCTCTTTTGTCCGCAGCGCCGCTGATGTTCAGCAGTTGCAGCGACTGATTTTTCAGGAGAAATCGTCACTCAAAGTCATCGCAAAAATCGAGAAACCTGAAGCGGTGACCAATTTTGATGCGATTCTTGAGGTCGCTGACGGGATTATGGTCGCGCGTGGTGATCTCGGCGTGGAAGTCAGTCCGGAACTGGTGCCGCTGATTCAGAAAAAGATTATCCGCAAGTGCAACGCCGTCGGCAAACCGGTGATTACAGCGACCCAGATGCTCGAAAGCATGGTCAACAATCCGCGACCGACGCGCGCCGAAACCTCCGATGTCGCCAATGCAATCCTCGATGGCACCGACGCGGTAATGCTTTCCGCCGAAACGGCGGCCGGCAAATACCCGGTGGAAGCGGTGGAGCTGATGGTTCGCGTGGCACTCGATGTTGAAACCGACCCGGCCCTGCGCGAGCAGGTATTTCAGCCTCTGTCCGGGGAGCACAGCTATCGCAGTCTCCCTGAAGCGATCAGTCAGGCGGCCTGCCGGGTCGCGGAAAATGTCGGTGCGGCGGCGATTCTGGCTTTTACCCAGACCGGCAGCACCGCCGCGCTGGTCGCCAAATACCGTCCGGCCCTGCCGATTTATGCGTTGACGCCGACCCAGACGGTCCGCCGCAGGTTGGCGCTCTATGCCGGTGTCCGTTCCATTCGGGTCGATATTGAAGGAGACACCGAAGCCCAGATTCGCTCGGTTGAAGAGGTCGTCCTTAGAGCCGGGGTGTTGCAACGCGGCGACGTGGTCGCCATTACCATGGGCAGCCCGGTTTCGGCACCGGGAACCACCAACCTGCTGAAGATTCATCGTTTGGGAACCGGGGTTTTTTACGAAGTGCATTAA
- a CDS encoding PBP1A family penicillin-binding protein, producing MTFKIKAVLKKLLIIGAVGLLIALLVPVGIYFYLADDLPRVETLSDYRPPIVTRVFSEDGQLIAEYSKERRILFPVEQMPRQLIDAFVAAEDSHFFAHQGIDFTSILRAAIKNIKAGGIVQGGSTITQQVAKTMLLSSERKFKRKFKEAILAWRMEQHLTKNEILYLYLNQIYLGHRAYGVQAAAENYFAKDVNQLTVAECAILAGLPQAPSRYSPYSHLDRAKKRQHYVLNRMVDDGYISRAEADSAFAQELDIQPRINRNIEDAAYFTEQVRRYLEERYGEEVLYTEGLEVYTTMNLALQHAAQQAVQQNLRDHDRRQGYRGPEKVLPGAEIEAFLAQQEVGRQGQPLLVGDVLDAVVSTADPAGFSVRCGPYAGVVTIADEHWAAPLEIVANNIPAQGNADGRRTRLPIGAVIQVRISGADDAGVLQLELEQEPLAEGVIVAINPEDGSVKTMVGGYNFKRSQFNRALQARRLPGSAIKPLLYAAALDKGYTPASIILDTPVVFKDRNVAGAETVWKPSNYSDKWYGPTSLRLALSKSRNIVTIKLLEDIGINYAAKYIAKFGIESPLTRDLTLALGSSALTPLELTTAYAVIANGGVSVTPVYVTRVVNRDGKIIESIDPADFPDGPGSGQQLIRQGRKRVISPETAYLITNMMESVVQHGTGWRAKALKRAVAAKTGTTNDLKDAWFAGFVPQLVAVAWVGYDIERPLGKYETGSKAAAPAWVEFMREAVADLDLAPLSFRVPDTIEFHPVDPQTGLLAPEDGSDAYIEAFAPNTAPTRYALDEKHPQAQDFFRLDYEDL from the coding sequence ATGACATTTAAAATTAAAGCCGTTCTTAAAAAACTCCTGATTATCGGCGCGGTCGGGCTGTTGATCGCACTTCTGGTCCCGGTTGGAATCTATTTTTATCTTGCCGATGATCTGCCGCGCGTCGAAACCCTCAGCGATTACCGTCCACCGATCGTCACGCGCGTCTTCAGTGAAGATGGTCAACTGATCGCCGAATATTCGAAAGAACGGCGCATCCTCTTTCCTGTTGAACAGATGCCCCGCCAGTTGATCGACGCCTTCGTTGCGGCTGAGGATTCCCACTTCTTTGCGCATCAGGGGATTGATTTCACCTCGATACTGCGCGCGGCGATCAAAAATATCAAGGCCGGGGGAATCGTTCAGGGGGGGAGTACCATTACCCAGCAGGTCGCCAAAACGATGCTCCTTTCGTCGGAACGCAAGTTCAAGCGCAAGTTCAAGGAAGCGATCCTCGCCTGGCGGATGGAACAGCATCTGACCAAAAATGAAATCCTCTACCTCTACCTCAACCAGATCTATCTGGGGCACCGCGCCTACGGCGTACAGGCGGCGGCGGAGAATTATTTCGCCAAAGACGTCAACCAGTTGACAGTTGCCGAATGTGCGATCCTTGCCGGGCTGCCCCAGGCTCCGAGCCGCTATTCGCCGTACAGTCATCTTGACCGCGCCAAAAAACGTCAGCACTACGTCCTCAACCGCATGGTCGATGACGGCTACATCTCCCGCGCCGAGGCGGATTCGGCCTTTGCCCAGGAACTTGACATTCAGCCACGGATCAATCGCAATATTGAAGATGCCGCCTATTTTACCGAACAGGTGCGGCGCTATCTCGAAGAGCGCTATGGCGAAGAGGTGCTCTACACCGAGGGGCTGGAGGTTTATACCACCATGAACCTTGCGCTGCAGCATGCCGCGCAGCAGGCGGTGCAGCAGAATCTGCGCGACCATGATCGTCGCCAGGGTTACCGGGGGCCTGAAAAGGTTTTGCCCGGCGCCGAGATCGAAGCGTTCCTTGCGCAACAGGAGGTCGGCAGGCAGGGGCAACCGCTGCTGGTTGGTGACGTCCTTGACGCAGTGGTCAGCACTGCGGACCCGGCGGGATTCAGTGTCCGTTGCGGTCCTTACGCCGGGGTTGTGACGATCGCCGACGAGCACTGGGCGGCACCTCTGGAAATCGTTGCCAATAACATTCCCGCACAAGGCAATGCGGACGGGAGGCGTACCCGGCTGCCGATCGGCGCGGTGATTCAGGTGCGGATCAGTGGTGCTGACGACGCCGGTGTTCTCCAGCTGGAACTTGAACAGGAACCGTTGGCCGAAGGGGTAATCGTCGCCATCAATCCGGAAGATGGCAGCGTCAAAACCATGGTCGGTGGTTACAATTTTAAACGCAGCCAGTTCAATCGGGCACTCCAGGCCCGGCGTCTCCCCGGCTCGGCGATCAAACCACTCCTCTATGCCGCTGCTCTCGACAAAGGCTACACCCCCGCTTCAATCATTCTTGACACGCCCGTGGTCTTCAAGGACAGGAATGTTGCCGGCGCGGAAACGGTCTGGAAACCGAGTAACTATTCAGATAAATGGTACGGACCGACCTCGTTGCGGCTGGCGCTCTCCAAATCGCGCAACATTGTGACGATCAAATTACTTGAAGATATCGGCATCAACTACGCCGCTAAATATATCGCCAAATTCGGTATCGAATCACCGCTGACGCGCGACCTGACCCTGGCGCTCGGTTCCTCGGCATTGACCCCGCTGGAACTGACCACGGCCTATGCTGTCATCGCCAACGGCGGGGTCAGCGTCACCCCGGTCTATGTGACCAGGGTTGTCAATCGCGACGGCAAGATTATCGAATCGATCGACCCGGCCGATTTTCCCGATGGTCCCGGTTCCGGGCAACAGTTGATTCGCCAGGGACGCAAGCGGGTGATCTCGCCGGAAACCGCCTATCTGATTACCAATATGATGGAAAGCGTCGTGCAGCATGGCACCGGCTGGCGTGCCAAAGCGCTGAAACGCGCGGTCGCGGCAAAAACCGGCACCACCAACGACCTGAAAGATGCCTGGTTTGCCGGTTTCGTGCCGCAACTGGTTGCCGTTGCCTGGGTCGGCTACGATATCGAACGCCCGCTCGGCAAGTACGAAACCGGTTCCAAGGCCGCAGCTCCCGCCTGGGTCGAGTTCATGCGGGAAGCCGTTGCGGATCTGGACCTTGCTCCGCTCAGCTTTCGCGTCCCCGATACGATCGAATTCCATCCGGTTGATCCCCAGACCGGGCTGCTCGCCCCCGAGGACGGCTCCGATGCTTATATCGAGGCCTTTGCCCCCAATACCGCTCCCACCCGGTACGCCCTCGACGAGAAGCATCCGCAGGCCCAGGATTTTTTCCGGTTGGACTATGAGGATTTATAG
- a CDS encoding response regulator has product MNGKPWKKLGEILIAEGIVTRKTVDRVLVHAQELHRRFGATLIDLNLVSGEELANALAKQHGCKTVFGLGDMPVDKSLLATVPVEQALRHLIFPFKRKGDQLALAMVDPTDGDILHELSIRTGLKVFPFVTTREDIRTAISRLYLNKEPRRTKERTVLLVDDDKVILQMLTDILSGEGYRILTAQDGMEAFKIVIGDSPHVVITDMEMPKLGGYQLLNSMTAIPETHHIPVIMITGKAKTEEEELHAFEKGFFDVIMKPFTKASVRARVRRAFHFYNNQYRIF; this is encoded by the coding sequence ATGAACGGAAAACCGTGGAAAAAGCTTGGTGAGATTTTGATTGCCGAGGGCATCGTTACCCGGAAAACGGTTGACCGTGTTCTGGTTCATGCTCAGGAGTTGCACCGGCGTTTCGGCGCGACGCTGATCGATCTTAATCTGGTCAGCGGTGAGGAACTGGCCAACGCACTGGCCAAGCAGCATGGCTGTAAAACCGTTTTCGGCCTCGGTGATATGCCGGTTGACAAGTCCTTGCTGGCCACCGTTCCGGTTGAGCAGGCGCTGCGTCATCTGATTTTTCCGTTCAAACGCAAGGGCGACCAGCTGGCTCTGGCGATGGTCGATCCCACCGATGGTGATATCCTCCACGAATTATCGATCCGGACCGGTCTCAAGGTTTTCCCCTTTGTCACGACCCGCGAAGATATCCGTACCGCAATCAGTCGTCTTTATCTGAATAAAGAGCCACGGCGCACAAAAGAGCGAACCGTGTTGCTGGTCGATGACGACAAAGTTATTCTGCAGATGCTGACCGATATTCTCAGTGGGGAGGGTTATCGCATCCTGACCGCACAGGATGGCATGGAAGCGTTCAAGATCGTCATCGGGGACAGCCCGCATGTGGTGATCACCGACATGGAAATGCCGAAACTCGGGGGGTATCAACTGCTCAATTCAATGACCGCGATTCCGGAAACACACCATATTCCCGTCATTATGATCACCGGCAAGGCAAAGACCGAAGAAGAAGAGCTGCATGCCTTTGAAAAAGGTTTTTTTGACGTGATCATGAAACCCTTCACCAAAGCCTCGGTACGGGCACGGGTGCGGCGCGCGTTCCATTTCTACAACAATCAATACCGCATTTTCTAG
- a CDS encoding DUF559 domain-containing protein: protein MRSTKSYMSLPYNPALKERVRDLRRAGNLSEVLLWNKIKNKQFSSLDFDRQKIIGNYIVDFFCAEKGVVIEIDGSSDDDKADYDAQRDAFLIGLDLVVIHISDSDVKRNLFGVMEFLRNHPVLATTPHGDKGTTPRLWRTPPEEGNGTQNSPPLEGWCNDD from the coding sequence ATGCGCTCAACCAAAAGCTATATGTCGCTCCCCTATAACCCGGCGCTAAAGGAAAGAGTCAGGGATTTGCGCAGAGCTGGAAATTTATCCGAGGTTTTGTTGTGGAATAAAATCAAGAACAAGCAGTTTTCAAGCTTGGATTTTGATCGGCAGAAAATCATCGGCAACTATATTGTTGATTTTTTCTGCGCAGAAAAGGGTGTGGTGATCGAAATCGACGGCAGCAGCGACGATGACAAGGCTGATTACGATGCGCAACGGGATGCGTTTTTAATCGGGCTTGATTTGGTGGTCATTCACATCAGTGATAGCGACGTGAAACGCAATTTGTTCGGGGTCATGGAATTTTTGAGAAATCATCCGGTATTGGCGACCACCCCGCATGGGGATAAAGGCACCACCCCCCGCCTATGGCGTACCCCTCCAGAGGAGGGGAATGGTACACAAAATTCCCCTCCTCTGGAGGGGTGGTGTAATGACGATTAA